Proteins encoded together in one Impatiens glandulifera chromosome 1, dImpGla2.1, whole genome shotgun sequence window:
- the LOC124921304 gene encoding uncharacterized protein LOC124921304, producing the protein MGAAEFAMVEELASLIKDNLQCKHLILKMEESFINFIQEETSSDRQLELEPMNAYCRLLLHRLADIFGFSHYSLGEGNERHLVLQRCPETTIPSILVRDLLVQFDELEAPTVSHQLLRKSDDSSLSRTVAVTSDVQLSLEKREAAYMAARQRIFSQDEEKDVCEMQRPRNIPVVANRMIAHALGRRVKNSDSELRNSISKDAKTVSEGVDENVKIGKNDLKDDHVGAAKRLFANALGFRSGNKDRK; encoded by the coding sequence ATGGGTGCAGCAGAATTTGCAATGGTTGAAGAATTGGCTTCTCTTATCAAAGACAATCTTCAATGCAAGCACTTAATTCTAAAGATGGAAGAAtccttcattaattttattcaagAAGAAACTAGTTCAGACAGACAGCTTGAGCTAGAACCAATGAATGCATATTGTCGCCTTCTCCTCCATCGTCTTGCAGATATTTTTGGTTTCTCCCATTATTCCCTCGGTGAAGGAAACGAACGTCATTTAGTTTTACAACGATGTCCAGAAACCACAATACCATCTATACTCGTCAGAGATCTATTAGTCCAGTTCGACGAACTCGAGGCCCCAACAGTATCACATCAACTGTTAAGAAAGTCTGATGATTCCTCATTGTCAAGAACAGTGGCAGTTACTTCAGATGTTCAATTATCATTGGAGAAGAGAGAAGCAGCTTATATGGCTGCCCGACAGAGAATATTTTCTCAGGATGAAGAGAAAGATGTTTGTGAAATGCAGAGACCTCGAAATATTCCTGTGGTTGCTAACCGAATGATAGCACATGCTCTTGGACGACGAGTTAAAAATTCTGATAGTGAATTGAGAAACAGTATATCGAAAGATGCAAAAACAGTTTCAGAAGGAGTAGATGAAAATGTAAAGATTGGTAAGAATGATTTGAAAGATGATCATGTGGGAGCAGCCAAGAGGTTGTTTGCTAATGCACTGGGGTTTCGATCTGGGAATAAAGATAGAAAGTGA
- the LOC124918795 gene encoding protein NSP-INTERACTING KINASE 1-like — translation MTKGRRSTSRSDAAAALCFITFISFWISANSMLSSKGVNFEVQALMGIKASLDDPHGVLDNWDGDSVDPCSWTMVTCSSESLVIGLGTPSQDLSGFLSPSIGNLSNLQIVLLQNNNITGRIPEEIGKLSRLHTLDLSNNHFNEEIPISLSQLSNLQYMRLNNNSLSGKIPLSLANMTQLAFLDLSFNNLSGPVPKFPAKTFSVVGNPSICATGYEGDCYGSTLMPMSMPLNGSENVSSRKTRSRNVGLALGSTVGFISLLVLFIGLFLQWRQRRGKQLFFDVNDKQHDDICLGNLRRFPFRELQIGTDNFSNKNILGKGGFGNVYKGYLRDGTAVAVKRLKDGSTVGGERQFQTEVEMISLAVHRNLLRLYGFSVTSSERLLVYPFMSNGSVASRLKAKPVLDWGIRKRIALGAARGLLYLHEQCDPKIIHRDVKAANILLDDYCEAVVGDFGLAKLLDHKESHVTTAVRGTVGHIAPEYLSTGQSSEKTDVFGFGILLLELITGQRALEFGKSANQKGAMLDWVKKIHQEKKLEVLVDKDLKNNYDRVELEETVKVALLCTQYLPSHRPKMSEVVRMLEGDGLAERWEISQRVDSTKYKPQDLSLSGRFSDLTDDSSLLVQAIELSGPR, via the exons atgactaaaggaagaagatcaactTCAAGATCAGATGCTGCTGCTGCATTAtgttttatcacatttatttcaTTCTGGATCTCTGCCAATTCTATGCTTTCTTCAAAAGGTGTTAACTTTGAAG TTCAAGCTTTGATGGGTATAAAAGCTTCATTGGATGATCCTCATGGTGTTCTTGATAATTGGGATGGTGATTCTGTTGATCCTTGTAGCTGGACAATGGTCACATGTTCTTCAGAAAGTCTGGTCATTGGCCT GGGTACGCCAAGCCAGGATTTATCGGGTTTTTTATCGCCCAGCATTGGAAACTTGTCGAATCTCCAGATCGT TCTATTGCAGAATAACAATATAACAGGAAGAATTCCAGAAGAGATTGGAAAACTATCAAGGCTTCATACACTTGATCtttcaaataatcattttaatgaaGAAATACCAATTTCTTTATCTCAATTAAGCAATCTCCAATACAt GAGACTCAATAACAACAGTCTATCAGGGAAGATTCCACTGTCCTTAGCCAACATGACACAGCTTGCCTTCTT GGATctttcattcaataatttgaGCGGTCCAGTGCCTAAATTTCCTGCTAAAACATTTAG TGTGGTTGGAAATCCGTCTATTTGCGCTACGGGGTATGAAGGAGATTGCTATGGGAGTACATTAATGCCAATGTCGATGCCATTGAATGGTTCCGAAA ACGTTTCTTCTAGAAAAACGAGAAGTCGAAATGTCGGGTTGGCTTTAGGATCAACCGTCGGGTTTATAAGCTTGCTTGTTCTTTTTATTGGGCTTTTTCTTCAATGGAGACAAAGGCGTGGCAAGCAATTGTTTTTCGATGTCAATG ATAAACAACACGACGATATATGCTTAGGAAACTTGAGGAGATTTCCATTTAGGGAGCTTCAAATTGGGACCGATAATTTCAGCAACAAGAACATTCTTGGAAAAGGTGGTTTTGGAAACGTGTATAAAGGCTATCTTCGCGATGGCACGGCCGTGGCTGTCAAGAGGCTCAAAGATGGAAGCACGGTTGGTGGCGAGAGGCAGTTCCAAACTGAGGTAGAGATGATCAGTCTTGCAGTTCATCGAAATCTTCTTAGGCTATATGGTTTTAGTGTGACATCTTCGGAACGACTTCTTGTCTACCCTTTCATGTCTAACGGAAGCGTTGCTTCGCGCCTTAAAG CAAAACCAGTGTTGGATTGGGGAATTAGGAAAAGAATTGCTTTGGGGGCTGCAAGAGGGTTGTTGTATCTTCATGAGCAATGTGATCCAAAGATAATTCATCGGGATGTTAAGGCTGCAAACATACTTCTTGACGACTATTGTGAGGCGGTTGTCGGAGATTTCGGTTTGGCAAAGCTTTTGGATCACAAGGAGTCACATGTGACCACAGCCGTGAGAGGAACCGTAGGCCACATTGCGCCCGAGTATCTCTCAACCGGTCAATCCTCAGAAAAGACCGATGTATTTGGTTTCGGGATTCTACTACTTGAATTAATCACGGGACAAAGAGCCTTAGAATTTGGAAAGTCAGCCAACCAAAAAGGAGCAATGCTCGATTGG GTTAAGAAGATTCATCAAGAGAAGAAACTTGAAGTGCTCGTGGATAAGGATCTAAAGAATAACTATGATAGAGTCGAGCTTGAAGAGACCGTGAAAGTTGCTCTTTTGTGCACTCAATATCTTCCAAGCCATCGACCAAAGATGTCGGAGGTTGTGAGGATGCTTGAAGGAGACGGGCTTGCTGAGAGATGGGAAATCTCGCAAAGGGTGGATTCAACAAAGTACAAACCACAAGATCTTTCTTTGTCGGGACGATTTTCGGACCTCACCGATGATTCTTCACTTCTTGTGCAAGCCATTGAGCTCTCTGGCCCAAGGTGA
- the LOC124910141 gene encoding late embryogenesis abundant protein 2-like, translating into MNNTESASFRAGEAKGQTQEKGNQLLSKAGDAAQSAKEGLQEAGSQAKAKAQGAADAVRDAVNSK; encoded by the exons atgaACAACACAGAGAGTGCTAGCTTCAGAGCCGGTGAGGCCAAGGGCCAAACCCag gAAAAGGGGAACCAATTGTTGAGCAAAGCTGGGGATGCTGCACAGTCCGCCAAAGAAGGCCTACAAGAG GCAGGTTCACAGGCGAAGGCAAAAGCCCAGGGGGCTGCTGATGCTGTGAGGGATGCAGTGAACAGCAAGTAG
- the LOC124941834 gene encoding late embryogenesis abundant protein 2-like, translating to MNNTESASFRAGEAKGQTQEKGNQLLSKAGDAAQSAKEGLQEAGSQAKAKAQGAADAVRDAVNSK from the exons atgaACAACACAGAGAGTGCTAGCTTCAGAGCCGGTGAGGCCAAGGGCCAAACCCag GAAAAGGGGAACCAATTGTTGAGCAAAGCTGGGGATGCTGCACAGTCCGCCAAAGAAGGCCTACAAGAG GCTGGTTCACAGGCGAAGGCAAAAGCCCAGGGGGCTGCTGATGCAGTGAGGGATGCAGTTAACAGCAAGTAG
- the LOC124918796 gene encoding S-adenosylmethionine decarboxylase proenzyme-like: MAMSMSAIGFEGYEKRLEISFFEPGIFSDPQGKGLRQLSKSQLDEILTPAECTIVSSLSNKELDSYVLSESSLFVYAYKIIIKTCGTTKLLLSIKPILELAETLSLNVRSVRYTRGSFIFPSAQSYPHRDFSEEVEVLDGYFGKLGSGSKAFVMGNSDQPDKWHVYSASAESDLIKQEKPVYTLEICMTGLDRKKASVFYKTDSSSASVMTEKSGISKILPNSKICDFEFDPCGYSMNAIEQNAISTIHVTPEDGFSYASFEAAGYDFKSAEFDLNRLMERVLVCFVPTEFSVALHCGGSGLELDEVSANLGAAGYVCSGTSCGSLGEGGRVHYLSFSMKGSCGFGSPRSILNGCWSGSESEEDEKMMKN; encoded by the coding sequence ATGGCCATGTCAATGTCAGCAATCGGATTCGAAGGATACGAAAAGAGACTAGAGATCTCCTTCTTCGAACCGGGAATCTTCTCCGATCCTCAAGGAAAAGGTCTACGACAGTTGTCCAAGTCTCAACTCGACGAAATCCTCACACCTGCAGAATGCACTATCGTCAGCTCCCTGTCGAACAAAGAACTGGACTCATACGTCCTCTCAGAATCCAGCCTCTTTGTCTATGCTTACAAGATCATAATCAAAACTTGCGGAACAACCAAGCTGCTTCTCTCAATCAAACCGATCCTTGAACTCGCTGAAACCCTATCTCTAAATGTTCGATCGGTTAGGTACACTCGCGGCAGCTTTATATTCCCAAGTGCTCAGTCTTACCCTCATCGCGATTTCTCTGAAGAAGTTGAAGTTCTCGACGGTTACTTTGGCAAGCTCGGTTCAGGCAGCAAGGCTTTCGTTATGGGTAACTCAGACCAGCCCGATAAATGGCATGTCTATTCAGCATCAGCCGAATCCGATTTGATTAAACAAGAGAAACCAGTTTACACTCTAGAGATTTGCATGACGGGTCTGGATAGGAAAAAGGCATCAGTCTTCTACAAGACCGATTCATCATCTGCTTCTGTTATGACTGAAAAGTCTGGTATTAGTAAGATTCTACCAAATTCCAAAATCTGCGATTTTGAATTCGACCCGTGTGGGTATTCCATGAACGCTATTGAGCAAAACGCCATCTCGACCATTCATGTGACTCCGGAAGATGGGTTCAGTTACGCTAGCTTTGAAGCGGCTGGGTATGATTTCAAGAGTGCTGAGTTTGATTTGAACCGTTTAATGGAGAGGGTTTTGGTCTGTTTCGTTCCTACTGAATTTTCAGTTGCTCTCCATTGCGGTGGTTCTGGTTTGGAACTTGATGAAGTGAGTGCGAATCTTGGTGCGGCTGGGTATGTTTGTTCAGGTACTAGCTGCGGGTCTTTGGGAGAAGGAGGAAGGGTTCATTATCTGAGCTTTTCGATGAAAGGAAGCTGTGGGTTCGGGTCTCCAAGGTCGATTCTGAATGGTTGCTGGAGTGGCAGCGAGAgcgaagaagatgagaaaatgatgaagaattaA